In Choloepus didactylus isolate mChoDid1 chromosome 6, mChoDid1.pri, whole genome shotgun sequence, one DNA window encodes the following:
- the YIF1A gene encoding protein YIF1A isoform X1 → MAYHSGYGAHGSKYRARAAPDAPPLFDDTSGAYPSQPGGYPAPGADVAFNVNHLLGDPMANVAMAYGSSIASHGKDMMHKELHRFVSVNKLKYFFAVDTAYVAKKLGLLVFPYTHQNWEVQYSRDVPLPPRQDLNAPDLYIPTMAFITYVLLAGMALGIQKRFSPEVLGLCASTALAWVLMEVLALLLGLYLATVRSDLSTFHLLAYSGYKYVGMILSVLTGLIFGSDGYYVALAWTSAALMYFIVRSLRTAALGPDSMGGPAPRQRLQLYLTLGAAACQPLIIYWLTFHLVR, encoded by the exons ATGGCTTATCACTCGGGCTACGGAGCCCACG GCTCCAAGTACAGGGCCCGGGCAGCTCCAGATGCCCCTCCCCTCTTCGATGACACCAGTGGCGCTTACCCCAGCCAGCCGGGGGGATACCCAGCCCCAGGAGCCGACGTGGCCTTCAATGTCAACCACTTGCTGGGGGACCCAATGGCCAACGTGGCTATGGCCTATGGCAGCTCCATCGCATCCCACGGGAAGGATATGatgcataaggag ctGCACCGTTTTGTGTCTGTGAACAAACTCAAGTACTTTTTTGCCGTGGACACAGCCTATGTGGCCAAGAAGCTAGGGCTACTGGTCTTCCCCTACACGCACCAG AATTGGGAAGTGCAGTACAGTCGTGATGTGCCTCTGCCCCCACGGCAAGACCTCAATGCTCCCGACCTGTATATCCCCA CGATGGCCTTCATCACCTACGTGCTGCTGGCTGGGATGGCACTGGGCATTCAGAAAAG GTTCTCCCCGGAGGTGCTGGGCCTGTGCGCCAGCACGGCGCTGGCGTGGGTGCTGATGGAGGTGCTGGCTCTGCTCCTGGGCCTCTACCTGGCCACCGTGCGCAGCGACCTCAGCACCTTCCACCTGCTGGCCTACAGCGGCTACAAATACGTGGG GATGATCCTGAGCGTGCTCACGGGGCTGATCTTCGGCAGCGACGGCTACTACGTGGCCCTGGCCTGGACCTCAGCAGCGCTCATGTACTTCATC GTGCGCTCTTTGCGGACAGCGGCCCTGGGCCCCGACAGCATGGGGGGCCCGGCTCCCCGGCAGCGCCTCCAGCTCTACCTGACTCTGGGGGCTGCTGCCTGCCAGCCCCTCATCATATACTGGCTGACCTTCCACCTGGTCCGGTGA
- the YIF1A gene encoding protein YIF1A isoform X2, whose translation MAYHSGYGAHGSKYRARAAPDAPPLFDDTSGAYPSQPGGYPAPGADVAFNVNHLLGDPMANVAMAYGSSIASHGKDMMHKELHRFVSVNKLKYFFAVDTAYVAKKLGLLVFPYTHQNWEVQYSRDVPLPPRQDLNAPDLYIPTMAFITYVLLAGMALGIQKRFSPEVLGLCASTALAWVLMEVLALLLGLYLATVRSDLSTFHLLAYSGYKYVGDGYYVALAWTSAALMYFIVRSLRTAALGPDSMGGPAPRQRLQLYLTLGAAACQPLIIYWLTFHLVR comes from the exons ATGGCTTATCACTCGGGCTACGGAGCCCACG GCTCCAAGTACAGGGCCCGGGCAGCTCCAGATGCCCCTCCCCTCTTCGATGACACCAGTGGCGCTTACCCCAGCCAGCCGGGGGGATACCCAGCCCCAGGAGCCGACGTGGCCTTCAATGTCAACCACTTGCTGGGGGACCCAATGGCCAACGTGGCTATGGCCTATGGCAGCTCCATCGCATCCCACGGGAAGGATATGatgcataaggag ctGCACCGTTTTGTGTCTGTGAACAAACTCAAGTACTTTTTTGCCGTGGACACAGCCTATGTGGCCAAGAAGCTAGGGCTACTGGTCTTCCCCTACACGCACCAG AATTGGGAAGTGCAGTACAGTCGTGATGTGCCTCTGCCCCCACGGCAAGACCTCAATGCTCCCGACCTGTATATCCCCA CGATGGCCTTCATCACCTACGTGCTGCTGGCTGGGATGGCACTGGGCATTCAGAAAAG GTTCTCCCCGGAGGTGCTGGGCCTGTGCGCCAGCACGGCGCTGGCGTGGGTGCTGATGGAGGTGCTGGCTCTGCTCCTGGGCCTCTACCTGGCCACCGTGCGCAGCGACCTCAGCACCTTCCACCTGCTGGCCTACAGCGGCTACAAATACGTGGG CGACGGCTACTACGTGGCCCTGGCCTGGACCTCAGCAGCGCTCATGTACTTCATC GTGCGCTCTTTGCGGACAGCGGCCCTGGGCCCCGACAGCATGGGGGGCCCGGCTCCCCGGCAGCGCCTCCAGCTCTACCTGACTCTGGGGGCTGCTGCCTGCCAGCCCCTCATCATATACTGGCTGACCTTCCACCTGGTCCGGTGA